In Kushneria marisflavi, the following are encoded in one genomic region:
- a CDS encoding DUF945 family protein: MGKTTGIIGTAAVIIVVAGAAAPWYTGKQIEQEFRHGVAQISDSAPTRVIEYDRGWRTSDAVTRTVIDTREGPWQIDVHHHITHGPWGFGWARIDSVPDFGDQQTTVAHYFGDRPALEATTTVGFGNDVNVDWQSPAFDDTEIPESPGARLVWGGMKGHYQLDGDRTTSSVSIPSLDFQSDDATLTLNALKMDSSGAGGPDWPNMDNFWDARFRTTLNQLNLQDKAESVTLKLGLDGQGQLRDNGDDGLSMNASWQISNLLMKDPTLAEPLIVNSATQTLALKHLPRDATRRLLTELSDVDDSLDEDQVSGQVQNIMTRYLLEALKGTPSAEITVAGLNTPQGSLEGKLALNFRSMNTEGEPLATALERGNLTLDMASDRTLLTHLMTLTDPNARPEQTLAGLEQEGLLARDGDRFRMDIEMNSQDLRVNGESHPELYMMLPLLLMSLNG, translated from the coding sequence ATGGGCAAGACAACGGGCATTATCGGTACTGCAGCAGTCATCATCGTGGTCGCAGGCGCTGCAGCGCCCTGGTACACCGGCAAGCAGATCGAACAGGAATTCCGCCATGGCGTGGCACAGATCTCCGACAGCGCCCCGACCCGGGTCATCGAGTATGACCGCGGCTGGCGCACTTCCGATGCCGTGACCCGTACCGTGATCGATACTAGGGAAGGCCCCTGGCAGATCGATGTCCATCACCATATCACTCATGGCCCCTGGGGATTTGGCTGGGCACGCATCGATAGCGTCCCCGACTTTGGTGACCAGCAGACCACCGTCGCGCACTATTTCGGCGACCGGCCGGCGCTTGAGGCTACCACCACCGTAGGCTTTGGCAATGATGTCAACGTTGACTGGCAGTCGCCGGCCTTTGACGATACCGAAATTCCCGAAAGCCCCGGCGCGCGACTGGTTTGGGGCGGCATGAAAGGCCATTATCAACTTGACGGCGACCGTACCACTTCCAGTGTCTCGATCCCCTCTCTGGACTTTCAAAGCGACGATGCCACGCTGACGCTCAATGCCCTGAAAATGGACAGCAGCGGTGCCGGCGGCCCCGACTGGCCCAACATGGATAACTTCTGGGACGCTCGTTTCAGGACGACACTGAATCAGCTCAATCTTCAGGATAAGGCAGAGAGCGTGACCCTGAAGCTGGGTCTGGACGGTCAGGGCCAGCTGCGCGACAACGGCGACGACGGCCTATCGATGAACGCCTCCTGGCAGATCAGCAATCTGCTGATGAAGGATCCGACGCTTGCCGAGCCGCTGATCGTTAATAGCGCCACCCAGACTCTGGCACTCAAGCACCTCCCCCGCGATGCCACGCGCCGTCTGTTGACAGAGCTTTCGGATGTGGATGATTCGCTGGACGAAGACCAGGTCTCGGGCCAGGTACAGAATATAATGACACGGTATCTGCTGGAGGCCCTGAAGGGGACGCCCTCGGCCGAAATCACGGTCGCAGGCCTCAATACCCCTCAGGGATCTCTCGAAGGCAAGCTGGCGCTGAACTTCCGTTCGATGAATACCGAGGGCGAGCCGCTCGCCACAGCGCTTGAGCGCGGAAACCTGACGCTGGACATGGCCTCGGACCGTACGCTGCTCACGCACCTGATGACGCTCACAGACCCCAACGCCCGTCCAGAACAGACGCTGGCAGGACTCGAGCAGGAAGGGCTTTTGGCGCGTGATGGCGATCGATTCCGCATGGATATCGAGATGAACAGCCAGGACCTTCGCGTCAATGGTGAATCGCATCCCGAGCTTTACATGATGCTGCCACTACTGCTGATGTCCCTCAACGGCTGA
- a CDS encoding CvfB family protein, with the protein MPAMGRFNTLEILRTSSIGLFLDGGTLGDILLPTRQIPRGLSAEPGDSLRVFLYLDSEDRPIATTERPKIQVGEFAALEVVERTPVGIFLDWGLPKDLLLPHFEERTHRPLRQGDRCVVVAYLDDRTRRITASMRLDRYLSQEPANYARDEEVDLLITGPTDLGFNAIINHRHWGLLHKSEAIRPLRMGTRTKGYIYRIRDDGKVDLSLQPRREILAEPLAEQILERLQKAGGMLAISDKSDPALIQRTFGVSKGNFKKAIGGLYKQGLITIDADGIRQVDRP; encoded by the coding sequence ATGCCGGCAATGGGCCGTTTCAATACGCTTGAAATCCTCAGGACGTCCTCCATCGGGCTTTTCCTCGATGGCGGCACGCTGGGCGATATTCTTCTGCCGACGCGCCAGATACCGCGAGGTCTATCCGCGGAGCCGGGCGATTCGCTACGGGTCTTTTTGTATCTCGATAGCGAAGACCGCCCGATCGCGACGACCGAGCGACCCAAAATTCAGGTCGGCGAGTTTGCCGCGCTCGAAGTGGTCGAGCGCACCCCGGTAGGTATCTTTCTGGACTGGGGGCTGCCCAAGGACCTGCTGCTGCCGCATTTTGAAGAGCGTACCCACCGCCCCCTGCGCCAGGGTGATCGCTGTGTGGTGGTTGCCTATCTGGATGATCGCACCCGGCGCATTACGGCCTCCATGCGACTGGACCGCTACCTGAGCCAGGAGCCGGCCAATTACGCGCGTGATGAGGAAGTCGATCTGCTCATTACCGGCCCGACCGACCTGGGTTTCAACGCCATCATCAACCATCGCCACTGGGGGCTTTTGCACAAGAGCGAAGCGATTCGTCCTCTGCGCATGGGCACCCGGACCAAAGGCTACATTTACCGGATACGCGATGACGGCAAGGTGGATCTGAGTTTGCAGCCCCGCCGTGAAATACTGGCCGAACCGCTTGCCGAGCAGATTCTCGAACGCCTGCAAAAGGCCGGAGGGATGCTTGCCATCAGCGACAAGAGTGACCCTGCCCTGATTCAGCGCACCTTCGGTGTCAGCAAGGGCAACTTCAAAAAGGCCATTGGCGGTCTCTATAAACAGGGGCTGATCACCATCGATGCCGATGGCATACGACAGGTCGACAGACCATGA
- the crcB gene encoding fluoride efflux transporter CrcB → MWLSILSIGLGAALGANLRWALSLMLNALFPPLPPGTLVANLLGAWLIGIAFALFNLLPELSPHWKLFVVTGFLGALTTFSTFSLEMTGQLQEGRYLNALAGIGAHLAGSLLMTALGMACVALVRQWLR, encoded by the coding sequence ATGTGGTTGTCCATTCTTTCCATCGGGCTTGGCGCGGCGCTGGGCGCCAATCTGCGGTGGGCCCTGTCGCTGATGCTCAATGCGCTGTTTCCGCCCCTGCCGCCCGGCACGCTGGTGGCCAATCTGCTGGGCGCCTGGCTGATCGGCATCGCCTTTGCGCTGTTTAATCTGCTGCCGGAGTTGAGTCCGCACTGGAAACTCTTCGTCGTGACCGGTTTTCTGGGCGCGCTGACGACCTTTTCGACCTTTTCGCTGGAAATGACCGGGCAACTGCAGGAAGGTCGCTATCTGAATGCATTGGCCGGCATTGGCGCCCATCTTGCCGGTTCGCTGCTGATGACGGCGCTTGGAATGGCCTGTGTGGCTCTTGTGCGGCAGTGGCTGCGCTAA
- the pstS gene encoding phosphate ABC transporter substrate-binding protein PstS, with translation MIKQVAAAFIATSLAATASAATITGAGATFPYPVYSQWADGYQDETGNGLNYQAIGSGGGIQQITAGTVTFGASDAPMTPEELKKNNLVQWPQIMGGVVPVVHVEGVDDGALRLDGQTLADIYQGKITTWNDDAISQLNPDLTLPDTKITPVYRAEGSGTNFLFTHYLAQVSESFKNEIGEGKSVAWPAGVGAKANGGVASQVSGINGAIGYVESAYAEQNDLNVAQLKNQAGNFVTADSDTFQAAAANADWQNAEGMYLVLTNQPGDKSWPIVGASFILMHTEVDDAKAASDALAFFDWSFENGGDMATELNYIPMPDSVVSMVKKDVWSQIKDSSGKAIWQQ, from the coding sequence ATGATCAAGCAAGTCGCTGCAGCCTTCATCGCTACCTCGCTGGCGGCCACCGCTTCGGCCGCTACCATCACCGGTGCCGGTGCGACCTTCCCCTATCCGGTCTATTCGCAGTGGGCCGATGGCTATCAGGACGAGACCGGCAACGGCCTCAACTATCAGGCCATTGGTTCCGGTGGCGGCATCCAGCAGATTACGGCCGGTACGGTCACCTTCGGGGCCAGCGATGCGCCGATGACGCCGGAGGAGCTCAAGAAGAACAATCTGGTCCAGTGGCCGCAGATCATGGGGGGTGTGGTGCCGGTCGTGCACGTGGAAGGTGTCGACGACGGTGCACTGCGTCTGGATGGTCAGACACTGGCCGATATCTATCAGGGCAAAATCACCACCTGGAACGATGATGCCATTTCACAGCTCAACCCCGATCTGACGCTGCCCGATACCAAGATTACTCCGGTCTATCGCGCAGAAGGCTCCGGCACCAACTTCCTCTTTACGCACTATCTGGCCCAGGTCAGCGAGTCGTTCAAAAACGAGATCGGTGAAGGCAAGTCAGTGGCCTGGCCGGCCGGTGTCGGGGCCAAGGCCAATGGTGGTGTGGCCAGCCAGGTCAGTGGCATCAACGGTGCGATCGGCTATGTCGAATCAGCCTATGCCGAGCAAAACGATCTGAACGTGGCTCAGCTGAAAAATCAGGCCGGCAACTTTGTGACCGCCGATAGCGATACCTTCCAGGCCGCAGCTGCCAATGCCGACTGGCAAAATGCCGAAGGCATGTACCTGGTGCTGACCAACCAGCCGGGTGACAAGAGCTGGCCGATCGTAGGGGCTTCTTTCATTCTCATGCACACCGAGGTTGATGACGCCAAAGCCGCGAGTGATGCGCTTGCCTTCTTCGACTGGTCGTTTGAAAACGGCGGCGACATGGCCACCGAGCTGAATTACATCCCGATGCCGGACAGTGTGGTCAGCATGGTCAAAAAGGATGTCTGGTCGCAGATCAAGGACAGCAGCGGCAAGGCCATCTGGCAGCAGTAA
- the pstC gene encoding phosphate ABC transporter permease subunit PstC, translating to MTTGSSVTPQAAEGDRMQKLSASAHERSALRRNGLVDRVFEITTRGSALMVLLLLGTITGSLILAGWPALSELGLSFFTDDRWAANINRFGALPAIYGTLVTSLIAIAIAIPVSLGIAIFLTEICPPKLRRTIGTMVELLAGVPSIIYGMWGMEVLAPFLQSHFPSIFPAGTGLTTAGLILAIMIIPFITAVTRDVMHTVPPIMRESAYGLGCTTWEVVRHVIFPSVKAGMLGGVILGLGRALGETMAVTFVIGNNLFLSATLTGQGTSIAALIANQFSEADGLQRSALLLLGLVLFLITFAVLALARFMLNRMNQRAPS from the coding sequence ATGACGACCGGCAGCAGCGTCACACCACAGGCCGCAGAGGGCGATCGGATGCAGAAGCTGTCGGCAAGTGCCCACGAGCGGAGCGCGCTCAGGCGCAACGGCCTCGTGGATCGGGTATTTGAAATCACGACCAGAGGCTCGGCACTGATGGTGCTTTTGCTTCTGGGCACCATTACCGGTTCCCTGATACTGGCCGGGTGGCCGGCTCTGTCAGAGCTGGGACTGTCCTTTTTTACCGATGACCGCTGGGCGGCCAACATCAACCGTTTCGGGGCGTTGCCGGCCATTTACGGCACGCTGGTGACCTCCCTGATTGCGATTGCCATTGCCATTCCGGTGTCGCTGGGCATCGCGATCTTTCTGACCGAAATCTGTCCGCCGAAGCTGCGCCGCACCATCGGGACCATGGTTGAACTGCTGGCGGGCGTCCCATCGATCATTTACGGCATGTGGGGCATGGAAGTGCTCGCGCCGTTTCTGCAGTCTCATTTCCCGTCGATATTTCCGGCCGGGACCGGGCTGACGACGGCCGGACTGATTCTGGCCATCATGATCATCCCGTTTATCACTGCCGTCACCCGCGATGTGATGCATACCGTGCCACCCATCATGCGTGAATCGGCCTACGGGCTGGGCTGCACGACCTGGGAGGTGGTGCGTCATGTGATCTTTCCGTCCGTAAAGGCCGGCATGCTGGGAGGCGTCATCCTCGGGCTGGGACGAGCACTGGGAGAAACCATGGCGGTGACCTTCGTAATCGGTAACAACCTGTTTTTGAGCGCCACGCTCACCGGGCAGGGCACCTCGATTGCCGCCCTGATCGCCAATCAGTTTTCCGAGGCTGACGGGCTGCAGCGCTCGGCGCTGCTGTTACTGGGTCTGGTTCTGTTTCTGATTACCTTTGCCGTGCTGGCACTTGCCCGCTTCATGCTCAACCGCATGAACCAGCGTGCACCGTCATGA
- the pstA gene encoding phosphate ABC transporter permease PstA: protein MNPVYRRRRMVNRIIMTASLLASAFGVIWLFLILLTLVTKGVPALSLDVFTERTRMSGGGLGNAILGSLIMTALATVGGTIIGIAAGTWLAEYGGRSRLANTIRFINDVLLSAPSIIIGLYIYAVVVLPMGHFSGWAGVAALMVIIIPVVIRSTEDMLLLVPNSLREAAAALGAHRWLIVLRVCYSGARAGITTGVLLGCARISGETAPLLFTALNTNQWNFFNMGSEMPNLPMVLYQNMTINSFIPAQVSLAWAGALILTVAVLMLNILARVSAARSQK, encoded by the coding sequence ATGAATCCCGTTTATCGTCGGCGTCGCATGGTGAATCGCATCATCATGACGGCATCACTGCTGGCCTCGGCCTTTGGGGTCATCTGGCTGTTTCTGATTCTCCTGACCCTGGTCACCAAGGGCGTGCCGGCGCTGTCGCTTGACGTGTTTACCGAGCGTACCCGCATGTCCGGTGGCGGGCTGGGTAATGCCATTCTGGGGTCGCTGATCATGACGGCACTGGCGACCGTGGGGGGGACCATCATCGGTATTGCCGCCGGGACCTGGCTTGCCGAATATGGCGGTCGTTCTCGACTGGCCAATACCATTCGCTTTATTAACGATGTGCTGCTTTCGGCGCCCTCGATCATCATCGGTCTGTATATCTATGCCGTGGTGGTGCTGCCGATGGGACACTTTTCGGGCTGGGCCGGGGTGGCCGCGCTGATGGTGATCATTATTCCGGTCGTGATTCGCTCGACCGAGGACATGCTGCTGCTGGTGCCCAATTCACTGCGTGAGGCGGCCGCAGCGCTGGGCGCACATCGCTGGTTGATCGTGCTCAGGGTCTGCTACAGCGGCGCTCGTGCCGGGATTACCACTGGTGTGCTGCTGGGGTGTGCCCGTATCAGTGGCGAGACGGCACCGCTGTTGTTCACGGCGCTCAATACCAATCAGTGGAACTTTTTCAACATGGGCAGCGAAATGCCCAACCTGCCGATGGTGCTTTACCAGAACATGACCATCAATTCGTTTATTCCCGCCCAGGTGTCGCTTGCGTGGGCAGGGGCACTGATACTGACGGTGGCGGTGCTGATGCTCAATATTCTGGCGCGCGTCAGTGCGGCGCGGTCACAGAAGTAG
- the pstB gene encoding phosphate ABC transporter ATP-binding protein PstB: protein MRSENFTMAPRQTSRNASGTPHAAAPAKLSVQELDFYYGNFQAIKKVSMDIPANQVTAYIGPSGCGKSTLLRCFNRMHDLYPGLKTEGGILLDGQDIHASGVDINLLRARIGMVFQKPTPFPMSVYDNIAFGVKLYERLSRRDMDERVEWALKKAALWNEVKDKLKTNGQALSGGQQQRLCIARTIAVKPEVILLDEPTSALDPISTGYIEDLIHELKTDYTIVIVTHNMQQAARVSDITAFMYLGELIECGQTDQIFTDPGKKQTEDYITGRYG, encoded by the coding sequence ATGCGATCAGAGAATTTCACCATGGCGCCCAGGCAGACCTCCAGGAACGCTTCCGGAACTCCCCATGCGGCAGCTCCTGCCAAGCTGTCGGTCCAGGAGCTGGATTTCTACTACGGTAATTTCCAAGCCATCAAGAAGGTCTCGATGGATATTCCGGCCAATCAGGTGACCGCTTATATCGGGCCCTCGGGCTGTGGCAAGTCAACGCTTTTGCGCTGCTTCAACCGCATGCACGATCTCTACCCCGGGTTGAAGACCGAAGGTGGCATCCTGCTTGATGGCCAGGACATCCATGCTTCCGGTGTCGACATCAACCTGCTGCGTGCCCGGATCGGCATGGTGTTTCAAAAACCGACCCCATTCCCGATGTCGGTCTATGACAATATCGCCTTCGGGGTGAAGCTCTATGAGCGGCTGTCGCGCCGTGACATGGATGAGCGCGTGGAGTGGGCGCTGAAAAAGGCCGCGCTGTGGAATGAGGTCAAGGACAAGCTCAAGACCAATGGGCAGGCCCTTTCCGGTGGTCAGCAGCAGCGTCTGTGTATCGCGCGCACCATCGCGGTCAAGCCGGAAGTGATTCTGCTTGATGAACCGACTTCGGCGCTGGATCCGATCTCGACCGGCTATATCGAGGATTTGATTCACGAATTGAAGACCGACTATACGATCGTGATCGTGACGCACAACATGCAGCAGGCGGCGCGCGTGTCCGACATTACGGCGTTCATGTATCTGGGCGAGCTGATCGAGTGCGGTCAGACCGATCAGATATTCACCGATCCAGGCAAGAAGCAGACCGAGGATTACATAACGGGACGTTATGGATAG
- a CDS encoding BCCT family transporter — MVIAPRQRVFVASTMIIVVLVAMGAIFPDQFSAGASAALSGVTHLFGWFYLFSVFGFVIFLLILAFSKYGKIRLGPQESKPTYDFFSWVSMLLAAGFGVGLVFYGMAEPMTHFSSPPFGDVEGETPEAARLAIQYAFFNWGVHQWAAFSVVGLIIAYTQFRKGQTGLVSTVMAPLTAKLGRGRVLAGGILNTFAVVATVMGVATSIGLAVLQINGGLHAVFDVTEGLMWQGIILFAMFICYMLSTVSGLDKGIKRLSNLNMGLCLALMAYILITGPTVAILGTITTGLGDYLQNFFTMSLRLSPYTDTDWASSWTVFYWAWVIAWSPFVGTFVARISRGRTIKQYVFGVLIVPPMLACLWIGVFGGAAIHMDIFQGTDLAQATSDNITSALFVMFDQMPFSFPLSIVAMILIFIFLVTSADSAAYIVGQMTDKGSLNPPLYKRVTWGVLIAAICLILISAGGESGLSGLQSAAVVSALPFTLIIYGMVYVLLKELRADRKQMLLNLYRQHNETPVGADAFEADEMSDTHAERIRRSPGVKNRRIHRDRGTGQIESD; from the coding sequence ATGGTTATTGCTCCCAGACAGCGTGTCTTTGTCGCTTCCACGATGATTATCGTGGTTCTTGTGGCCATGGGTGCCATCTTTCCTGACCAGTTCAGTGCCGGGGCCAGCGCCGCACTCAGCGGTGTGACCCATCTCTTTGGGTGGTTTTATCTGTTCTCGGTCTTCGGCTTTGTCATCTTCCTGCTGATTCTGGCCTTCAGCAAATACGGCAAGATTCGTCTCGGCCCCCAGGAAAGCAAGCCGACCTACGACTTCTTTTCCTGGGTCAGCATGCTGTTGGCCGCCGGCTTCGGGGTAGGGCTGGTGTTTTACGGCATGGCCGAGCCAATGACGCACTTTTCCAGCCCGCCTTTTGGCGATGTCGAGGGAGAAACGCCCGAGGCCGCCCGGCTGGCCATTCAATATGCGTTTTTTAACTGGGGCGTTCATCAGTGGGCGGCCTTTTCCGTCGTAGGGCTGATCATCGCCTATACCCAGTTTCGCAAGGGACAGACCGGGCTGGTCTCAACGGTCATGGCACCGTTGACGGCGAAGCTTGGCCGCGGGCGTGTGCTGGCCGGGGGGATACTCAATACCTTTGCGGTGGTCGCCACCGTCATGGGCGTGGCGACCTCCATCGGCCTTGCGGTTTTGCAGATCAACGGCGGGCTGCATGCCGTCTTTGATGTCACCGAAGGACTGATGTGGCAGGGCATCATCCTGTTTGCGATGTTCATCTGCTACATGCTTTCAACGGTCTCCGGGCTCGACAAGGGCATCAAGCGCCTGTCCAACCTCAATATGGGGCTTTGTCTGGCCCTGATGGCCTACATTCTGATTACCGGGCCGACCGTGGCCATCCTGGGCACCATCACCACAGGGCTTGGCGACTACCTGCAAAATTTCTTCACCATGAGTCTGCGTCTGAGCCCCTATACCGATACCGACTGGGCCAGCAGCTGGACCGTGTTCTACTGGGCCTGGGTCATTGCCTGGTCGCCGTTTGTGGGTACGTTCGTGGCGCGTATCTCGCGTGGCCGCACCATCAAGCAATATGTTTTCGGGGTACTGATTGTGCCGCCCATGCTGGCCTGTTTGTGGATTGGCGTCTTTGGTGGGGCTGCCATCCATATGGACATCTTTCAGGGGACGGATCTGGCGCAGGCAACCAGTGACAACATCACCTCGGCGCTGTTCGTGATGTTTGATCAGATGCCGTTTTCTTTCCCGCTGTCGATCGTGGCGATGATCCTGATCTTCATCTTTCTGGTCACTTCGGCCGATTCGGCGGCCTATATCGTGGGGCAGATGACGGACAAGGGCTCGCTCAATCCGCCGCTCTACAAGCGAGTGACCTGGGGCGTGTTGATTGCCGCCATCTGTCTGATCCTGATTTCGGCCGGAGGGGAGAGCGGACTCAGCGGTCTGCAGTCGGCGGCCGTGGTATCGGCACTGCCGTTTACGTTGATCATCTACGGCATGGTCTATGTACTGCTCAAGGAGCTGCGGGCCGATCGCAAACAGATGCTGCTCAATCTCTATCGTCAGCACAATGAAACACCGGTCGGAGCGGATGCCTTTGAAGCCGATGAGATGTCCGATACCCATGCCGAGCGTATTCGCCGCTCACCGGGGGTAAAAAATCGTCGAATCCACCGGGATCGGGGAACCGGGCAGATCGAGTCGGATTAA
- a CDS encoding extensin-like domain-containing protein yields the protein MRYVVLIVLLIPVLVAVGLWQQWPGSERVPSRYNPFAPFNVDDPLNPLTRFKLKALDQDPQRCLAALARAREQGAIDYIEVGSPEIGACQLDHAVRVRSTSVRFGTSFLASCPLALSWVVFERQRLQPAARDIFGQDIARVDHVGSFACRNVYHRASGRRSEHATAEAFDVIGLRLKDGTRATVVGHWKDEGPRGALLKRAFKGSCDVFGNSLGPEYNAAHRDHFHFGMRGYGLCR from the coding sequence ATGCGCTACGTCGTACTGATCGTTTTATTGATTCCGGTACTGGTCGCTGTCGGGCTCTGGCAGCAGTGGCCGGGCAGCGAGCGTGTACCTTCAAGATACAATCCCTTCGCACCCTTCAATGTGGATGATCCGCTTAATCCGCTTACCCGTTTCAAACTCAAGGCGCTGGATCAGGATCCGCAACGCTGTCTGGCAGCGCTCGCTCGGGCGCGTGAACAGGGAGCCATCGATTACATTGAAGTGGGCAGCCCCGAGATTGGTGCATGCCAGCTGGATCACGCCGTGCGGGTACGCTCGACGTCAGTCCGATTTGGCACCAGCTTTCTGGCCAGTTGTCCGCTTGCGCTGTCCTGGGTGGTGTTCGAGCGACAGCGCCTGCAGCCGGCAGCGCGTGACATATTCGGCCAGGATATTGCTCGTGTAGACCACGTCGGCAGCTTTGCCTGTCGCAATGTCTATCACCGTGCCAGTGGCCGACGCAGCGAACATGCCACGGCCGAGGCCTTCGATGTGATCGGGTTGCGCCTGAAGGATGGCACCCGAGCAACGGTTGTCGGACACTGGAAAGATGAGGGACCACGCGGTGCGCTGCTGAAGCGGGCCTTCAAGGGCAGCTGCGATGTCTTTGGCAATTCATTGGGCCCGGAATATAACGCGGCCCATCGTGATCACTTTCATTTTGGCATGCGTGGTTACGGACTCTGCCGATAG
- a CDS encoding VOC family protein produces the protein MFTHIQLGARDLPRLAAFYDHVLTPLGLVRLPGERDGGPPDAIWHYPGRQWPLFVIQYPFNGLPATWGNGTQVSFMSPCRESVDEVWRRVMACGGASEGPPGVRDCYGPDFYAAYCRDIEGNKLCFVHDSTMAPFHE, from the coding sequence ATGTTTACCCATATTCAGCTTGGTGCGCGCGATCTGCCTCGTCTTGCGGCCTTCTATGATCATGTTCTGACGCCGCTGGGTCTGGTTCGTCTGCCAGGCGAGCGCGATGGTGGTCCACCTGATGCCATCTGGCACTATCCGGGCCGGCAGTGGCCGCTGTTTGTCATTCAGTATCCCTTCAATGGCCTGCCGGCGACCTGGGGCAATGGTACTCAGGTCAGTTTCATGTCGCCCTGTCGAGAGAGTGTCGACGAGGTCTGGCGTCGGGTCATGGCCTGCGGTGGGGCCAGCGAAGGTCCACCGGGCGTGCGCGACTGTTACGGACCGGATTTTTATGCCGCCTACTGCCGCGATATCGAAGGCAACAAGCTCTGCTTTGTCCATGACAGCACGATGGCGCCATTTCATGAGTGA
- a CDS encoding DUF3253 domain-containing protein: protein MSDPDDTAIAETLMVLAGRRGHDKSLCPSEVARELFDEAHWREHMDDVRRVAFELARQGRLDILSRGQRLSPDMAHRGPIRLRLG from the coding sequence ATGAGTGACCCGGATGATACCGCCATTGCTGAAACGCTGATGGTGCTGGCCGGGCGGCGCGGACATGACAAAAGCCTTTGTCCTTCGGAGGTGGCGCGCGAGCTGTTTGATGAGGCGCACTGGCGCGAGCACATGGATGACGTTCGCCGGGTGGCCTTCGAGCTTGCCCGTCAGGGTCGCCTCGATATTCTTTCCCGAGGGCAGCGACTGTCACCGGATATGGCGCATCGCGGTCCGATACGTCTACGGTTGGGTTAA
- a CDS encoding glutathione S-transferase family protein has translation MSDFVLYGFDGSTYVRTVRMLFMEKGVTCDQVSVDVLKGETHSPEHLRRHPFGKVPALETGGRILYETDAIAEFLEGHFPAPALVPRQLDDRVDMRQWAAVINNYYYQTMIMELVWQRVINPLLQRPVDETVIAAALPKVRHQFSLLEQSLGNRTWLVAGPISYVDFLLAPIMAYVVMTPEGRDIMADYPGVQRWWDNIQQRESFERTIPERFRHSG, from the coding sequence GTGAGCGATTTTGTTCTTTATGGTTTTGATGGCAGCACCTACGTGCGCACGGTGCGCATGCTCTTCATGGAAAAGGGCGTGACCTGTGATCAGGTTTCGGTCGATGTGCTCAAGGGGGAGACCCACTCGCCCGAACATCTGCGCCGCCATCCCTTTGGCAAGGTGCCGGCGCTGGAAACCGGTGGGCGTATCCTGTATGAGACCGACGCCATCGCCGAGTTTCTGGAAGGGCATTTTCCGGCGCCGGCGCTGGTGCCACGGCAGCTGGATGACCGGGTCGACATGCGCCAGTGGGCGGCGGTGATCAACAACTACTATTACCAGACCATGATCATGGAGCTGGTCTGGCAGCGCGTGATCAATCCCCTGCTGCAACGACCGGTGGATGAAACGGTCATTGCTGCGGCGCTGCCGAAAGTACGCCATCAGTTTTCGCTGCTGGAGCAGTCGCTGGGCAACCGCACCTGGCTGGTGGCCGGCCCCATTTCCTACGTGGATTTTCTGCTGGCGCCGATCATGGCCTACGTGGTGATGACCCCGGAAGGCCGCGACATCATGGCCGATTATCCGGGCGTGCAGCGCTGGTGGGACAACATTCAACAGCGTGAAAGCTTCGAGCGCACCATCCCCGAGCGCTTTCGCCACTCAGGCTAA
- the purE gene encoding 5-(carboxyamino)imidazole ribonucleotide mutase — protein MQPRVGVIMGSKSDWPVMEHAVNMLTRLGVAYETRVVSAHRTPDLMFEYASTAAERGIEVIIAGAGGAAHLPGMVASKTPLPVLGVPVESKALKGMDSLLSIAQMPGGIAVGTLAIGKAGATNAGLLAAQIIGTHDPEVRRAVEAFRAEQTRNVLDNPDPDAE, from the coding sequence ATGCAGCCGCGCGTGGGAGTGATCATGGGATCGAAGTCGGACTGGCCGGTGATGGAACATGCCGTCAACATGCTGACGCGTCTGGGAGTGGCTTACGAGACTCGTGTTGTCTCGGCGCACCGTACGCCGGATCTGATGTTCGAGTATGCCAGCACCGCCGCCGAGCGGGGCATTGAAGTCATCATCGCCGGCGCCGGTGGTGCCGCACATCTGCCCGGTATGGTGGCCTCGAAAACGCCGCTGCCCGTGCTGGGTGTACCGGTCGAGTCCAAGGCGCTCAAGGGCATGGATTCGCTGCTTTCAATTGCTCAGATGCCTGGCGGTATCGCCGTGGGGACGCTGGCGATCGGCAAGGCCGGCGCCACCAATGCGGGGCTTCTGGCGGCTCAGATCATCGGCACGCATGACCCTGAGGTGCGTCGCGCCGTTGAGGCCTTCCGCGCCGAACAGACCCGGAACGTACTGGATAATCCCGACCCTGACGCAGAGTAA